In the genome of Sphingopyxis sp. YF1, the window CGCGCGAGCGATTCCCGATGCCGCGCGCGCGTCCCGATTTGCCCCGGCGCACGCGCTGCGGTTAACCAAATCGAGAGAATCGAGCCAACTCCTGTCCGATTTTGGCACATATGAGGCCTGCAGGGTTGATTCCGCGACCCTTTTCCCGCTGTCGGACAGTCAAACGCGGTTAACACCGTGGACGCGTTCACAAAGCTTTGGCCTTTTGGCGCTAACAGAGGTGCAAACAGGTGCCGGGGGTGGCGCCTTCCCACCAAGCAACGGGAAAAGAGAGAGCAATTTATGTCTGTCCGAATGGCCCTCGCAAAGCTCTGCGCCTGCACCTGCGGCGGTGCGATCATCGGCACCGGCGCGATGAAGATCAGCGACGTGCCCGCCACGGCCCAGGTCCAGAAGGCCGGGAACTGCTGCAAGAAGCAGGTCGTGCGCAAGCGCTACGCCGCAAAGAAGCCGGTCAAGCGCGTGCGCCGCGTCGTGACCACGAAGAAGGTCATCCGCACCGTGACCCCGCAGACGCAGGTCGTCACCCAGACGATCCCGCTGCCCCCGATCCCTTATGCCCCCTTCCCCGCGCGCGGCGGATGGGAAGGCGGCGGTAGCGGCGGCGGCGTGACCGTGGTCGGCGGCGGTTTCGGCGGCGGTTTCGGCGGCGGCTTCTTCGGCGGTTTCTTCGGCGGCTCGTCGGGCGGCGGCAGCAGCGGCAGCGTCGTGATCACCTCGACCACGACCTCGACGGGCACGTCGAGCACGTCGGGCGGCGAACCCAATCCGTCGAGCACGACGACCACGACCACCACCACGTCGGGCAATGTCACCTCGACCACCTCGGGCAATGTCGCGTCGACGACCTCGACAACGTCGGGCAACGTCAGCACGACCTCGTCGTCGACGACGACCGGCGGGATCAGCACGACCACGACCAGCGGCGGCATCTCGACCTCGACCGGCGGCGTCAGCACCACCTCGGGCAATGTTTCGACCACGTCGGGCAACACGACCTCGACCAGCAGCTCGTCGTCGTCGAGCTCGTCTTCCTCTTCGTCCTCCTCGTCGTCGAGCTCTTCCTCGTCGGGCGGCTCGTCGAAGGGCGGCAGCTCGCACGGCCACGGCAGCTCGTCGAAGGGCAGCTCGGGCTGGGGCGGCTCCTCGTCGTCGAGCTCGGGCGGGTCGAGCAGCAGTTCCTCGGGGGGCAGCTCCTCCTCGTCGAGCAGTTCGTCGTCGTCCTCGTCGAGCAGCAGCTCGTCGGGCGCGACCTCGTCGGGCGCGACGGGCGGCACGAGCAGCTTCGGCGGATCGAGCAGCAGTTCCTCCTCGTCGAGCAGCAGCTCGTCGTCGAGCTCGTCATCCTCCTCGTCCTCTTCTTCCTCGTCGTCGAGTTCGGGCGGCAGCACCAGCAGCTCGTCGGGCGACCCCACGCCGGTTCCCGCCCCGCCGATGCTGCTGCTGTTCGGCGCCGCCGCCGCCGCGCTCGTCGCGCGCCGCCGCGCCGCCAACCGCAACGACGAAGACCGCGACGCGGCCTGAGCCATCCACTGGCGGCGGGTTCGTCCCGCCACCTGTCGAAGGGCCGCCCCCAAAAGGCGGCCCTTTCTTTTGGCTCCGACAGATAGTTTGCCAATCGGCGATACTTCAATTAAACTTCACCACATGGCAAACCAACAGCCCGCACTCGACACGCTGTTCCATGCTCTCGCCGACCCGACGCGGCGCGCGGTGGTCGGCCGGCTGATGCGCGGGCCGGCACCGGTCAAACAGCTCGCCGAACCCTTCGCGATCGGCCTGCCCGCCTTTCTCAAGCATCTCGCGGTGCTCGAAGCGTCGGGGCTGGTCCGCTCCGAAAAGCGCGGCCGCGTGCGCACCTGTCATGTCGAGGCCGCGCGACTCGCCGCGGCCGAGGACTGGTTCGCCGAACAACGCACCGTCTGGCAGGGGCGCGCGGACCGCCTCGCCGCCTTCGTCGAATCGCAACCAGCGGAGGGATGATCATGTCCGCCGAAACCGAACTCACGATCGAACGCCGCATCGCCGCCCCGCCCGCCGCGGTGTGGGACGCGTGGGCCGATCCCGCCAAGCTCGCGCGCTGGTGGATTCCGGCGCCGCTCGCATGCCGTGTGGTCAGGCTCGATCTTCACCCCGGCGACGGTTTCGAGACGCATATGCGCGAGGGTAACGGCGACTGGCAGCCGCACGTCGAGGGCTGTTTCCTCGAAGCCGTGCCGCACGAGCGGTTGGTCTGGACCACCGTTCTCAAGCAAGGCTGGCAACCGCTCGAACCCTGGCTCGCGCTGACCGCGATCCTGACCTTCGAAGCGCGGGACGGCGGCACGCTCTACACCTCGCGCGTGCTGCATCGCACCCCCGACGATGCGGCAAAGCATGAAGCGATGGGCTTCCACGACGGCTGGGGGACAGTGCTGAACCAGCTCGCCGCGCTGCTGGAACGATAATCCTCCCTGCGGCGAAGCCGCGGGAAGGGGGGACCGCCGCCGCAGGCGGTGGTGGAGGGGCGGCAACGTCGCGCCATGCCCCCGGTCGGCGGCTACGCCGCTGCCAACTCCCCATGGGGAGGATCATACTTGCGCCCGGCCAGCCGCGACGCCATAGCGCGGCCATGCACGATATCCGCCTGATCCGCGAAAACCCGCAAGCTTTCGACGCCGGCCTCGCGCGCCGCGGCCTTGCCCCCCTGTCCGCCGAAATCCTCGCGATGGACGCGTCGCTGCGCGCGCTCCAGACCGAAATCCAGGGATCGCTCGCGCGCCGCAACGAAGCGTCGAAAGCGATCGGCCAGGCGATGGCGCAGGGCCGCAAGGACGAGGCCGAGGCGCTCAAGGCCGAGGTCGCCGAACTCAAGGCATCGCTCCCGGCGCAGGAAGACGCCGAACGCGAACAGCTCGCCGCCTTGCAGGACAAGCTCGCCGCGCTCCCCAACCTCCCCGCCGCCGACGTGCCCGAGGGCGAGGATGAAGACGGCAATGTCGAGATATCGCGCTGGGGCACCCCGCGCAGCTTCGACTTCGCGCCGCAGGAGCACGCCGATTTCGCCCCCGCGCTCGGGCTCGATTTCGAGACCGCGGCGAAGATGTCGGGCGCGCGCTTCGCTTTCCTCAAAGGCCAGATGGCGCGGCTCGAACGCGCGCTCGGCCAATATATGCTCGACCGCCAGACGGTCGAACAGGGCTACACCGAATGCGCGACCCCGCTGATGGTCCGCGACGAAGCCGCCTTCGGCACGACGCAGCTCCCCAAGTTCCGCGAGGACCTGTTCCAGACCACCGACGGCCGCTGGCTGATCTCGACCTCCGAGATGAGCCTGACCAACGCGGTGCGCGAGGACATCCTGCCCGAAGATCAGCTTCCGCTGCGCATGACCGCGCTCACCCCCTGCTTCCGCTCCGAGGCGGGCTCGGCGGGGCGCGACACGCGCGGCTATATCCGCCAGCACCAGTTCTGGAAGGTCGAGCTGGTTTCGGTCGTCCGTCCCGAGGACAGCGACGCCGAACTCGAACGCAAGACGCGCGCCGCTGAGCTGATCCTCGAAGGGCTCGGCCTGCCGTACCGCAAGATGCTGCTCTGCGCGGGCGACATGGGTTTCGCCGCGCGCAAGACCTATGACCTCGAAGTCTGGCTGCCCGGGCAGAACGCCTATCGCGAGATTTCGAGCTGTTCGAACTGCGGCGATTTCCAGGCGCGCCGCATGAACACGCGCTTCCGCCGCGAGGGCGTCCCCGCCGGAAGCCCAACGGGTTCCGGCCAGAAAAAGGGGGGCAACGAGTTTGTCCACACCTTGAACGGTTCGGGGCTCGCGGTCGGGCGGACGCTGGTCGCAATCCTCGAAAATTACCAGCAGGCCGACGGCAGCGTCGCGATTCCGGAAGCGCTGCTGCCCTACATGGGCGGGATCACCTCGCTCACCCCCTAATCCGTTTGTGCTGAGCTTGTCGAAGCACCGTTCTTCTCTTTGACGTTGCGAAAAGAAAGGACGGCCCTTCGACAAGCTCAGGGCGAACGAGTCTGAAAGAACCAAAACGTGCGCATCCTCCTCACCAACGACGACGGTTATCACGCCCCCGGCATGGCGGTGCTCGAAGCGATCGCGCGCCAGCTCAGCGACGATATCTGGGTATGCGCGCCCGCCGAGGAACAGTCGGGCGCCGGCCACTCGCTCACCCTGTCGCGTCCGGTGCGCATCCGCGAGCACGGGCCGCGCCGCTGGTCGTGCACCGGCACCCCGACCGATTCGGTGATGATGGCGATCGGCAGGCTGATGCCCGAAAAGCCCGACCTCATCCTCTCGGGCGTCAACCGCGGCGCCAATCTCGGCGACGACATCACCTATTCGGGCACCGTCTCGGCGGCGATCGAGGGCGCGCTCGCGGGCATCCGCGCGATCGCGCTCAGCCAAGTCTATGCCAAGGAAGGCATGGGCGACAATGTCCCCTTCGAGGCGGCCGAAGCCTGGGGCGCCAAGGTGCTGCGCCCGCTGCTCGACCGGGACATGCCGCCGCGCACGCTGATCAACATCAACTTCCCCGCCATCCCCGCCGCCGACGTCCAGGGCATCCGCGTCACGCGGCAGGGTTTCCACGATTACGGCCGCGGTTCGATCGTCGAGGGCACCGATCCGCGCGGCTATCGCTATTACTGGTTCGGCCTCCACGGCATCGAGCACAGCCTCGGCCACGACAGCGACCTCGAGGCGATCGACGACGGCTATATCTCGGTCACCCCGCTCCAGCTCGACCTGACCCACGACGCCTCGCTCGCCGCACTGCGCAGCGCCTATGGGGCGATGCCGGACTGACGCACCTCTACCGCCTCGACGCCCCGGCCGCCGCCGTCGCGGCGACCTTCGGCGCCGATGCGGGCGGCGATCCGTGGAGCGGCGGGTACGTCACGCCGGGCCGTCCGGGACCCGTCATCGTCCGCGACGCCAAATCGGGCCTGCGCCGCCTGCGCCCGATGTTCTGGGGCGTCCCGCCGCCGCGCGGCGACGCCCCTGTGACGACCGTGCGCAACCTGGCGAGCCCCTTCTGGATCGGCACGCTGCGCCACAGCGAGCTGCGCTGCCTCGTCCCCGCGACAAGCTATCCCTTGTGGTCGGGCGCCGCGGGCCGCCGCCGTCAGCTGTGGCTCTCGGTCGCCGACCGGCCGCTCTTCGCCTTCGCGGGGATCGTCCGCTTCGCCGACGAGATCCCGCATTTCGCGCTGCTGGCAACCGATCCCAACCCGCTCGTCGCGCGCCTCGCCGCCGGTGCGATGCCGCTGATCCTCCACGCCGGTGACGAGGAGCGCTGGCTGGCCGCCGACTGGAAAGACGCCCAAACCCTCGTTGCCCCCTTCCCCGCGCATCTGATGACGGCAAATGATCACGCTAGCCCTGCCCCGCGGACATAATCGGCGCCCGTCTGCGCGAAAGGGGGAAATCGGCCCGGATTCAGGCGCGGGATGGCAACGACGGGACAGCGGCTGCCGCAGACATATATCCTCCCTGTGGCAAAGCCACGGGAAGGCGGACCACCGCCGCGAGCGATGGTGGAGGGGGCGAAAGGTCGCCCGACGCCTGATGGCGTCGGCCCCTCCGTCAGCGCAGTGCGCCCCTGCCCGCCATCGCGCGGGCATAGAAGAACAACGCGATCGCGACGACCCAGATGACGAAGAGGAAGCCCAGGACGCTGGTGCCGAACAGCGCCTGATACTCTGCCGACTTGAGCCCGACCTGATAGATGCTCATCAACCCGAGGCCGACCAGTGAGACCAGAAAGGCCGTCACTGCATGGCGGCTGCGCGCCAGCAACAGCAGGGTTCCCGCCATCGCGCCCCAGACGCCGAGCGCCCAGCCGATATCGGCCCACATCGGATAGGCATCGATCCAGGCGATCTGTTCGGGCTTCAACTGCGCGCCTTCCAGATACCAAGCCGCCTTGGTCTTGAACCCGACATAGTCAGACACCGGAATCATGTGCCACAGGAACGAAGCCCCCGCGACGACCCACAGGTGCCAGGGCGTTTTGCCAGCTTGTATCATAATCGGTCTCCCCCTCCAGAAACGCCGATGAAGCTAGCATGCTTCGCCGCCACCGGCAATTCGGTGATATAGCTCCGCAATACAGCGGCGCGCCGTGAACGGGCTTGGCAAATGCGGCGCAGCACCCGATAGGCCCCGTCATGTGCGTCGTCGCCCTTGCCCACCGCGTCCACCCCGACTGGCCGCTGATCCTCGTCGGCAACCGCGACGAGTTCCACGGCCGCCCCGCCGCGCCGCTGCACCTATGGGACGACGGCAGCGGCATCGTCGCGGGCCGCGACCTCCAGGCCGGGGGCACCTGGCTCGGGGTCCATGCGCCGAGCGGGCGCGCGGTCGTCGTCACCAACGTCCGCGGCGCGATGCCCGATCCGGCCAAAGAATCGCGCGGCGCGCTGGTCAGCGACCTGCTGCGCGGTCAGGGACGCTTCAGCGACCCGGCGGCGGAGGATTTGCGGCGCTTCAACGCCTTCAATCTCTTTGCGGTCGGCGGCGGCGAGGCGCGGCTGCTCACCAGCCGGCCGGTGCCGCTGATCATGCCGCTGGCGCCCGGCGTGCACGCGCTCGCCAACGAACCCGTCGACGAGCCCTGCCCGCGCGCCGAGCGGCTGCGCAACGCGCTCGCGGCTGCGGTCGAGGCGGGCGCGGATCCGGCCACCCTGCTCGACACGCTGGCCGAAGAGGATGACCCGGCGCTGTTCCTGGGCGGCGATGTTTACGGCACGCGCGCCTCGACCCTCGTCGCGGTCGCCACCGACGGCACGGTGCGCATGACCGAACGCCGATACGAAGCGGGCGGCCGCTCCAACGGAACGACCGCCCTCGATTTTCGGATCGGCTGACGCCGCCGGCGCTTATTTCGGCGCGAGGACCATCAGCATCTGGCGACCCTCGGTGCGCGGGTGCGCCTCGACCTTGGCGATTTCCGCCGTCATCTCGGCGACGCGCTGGAGCACGTTGAGCCCGAGCTGGGTGTGGCTCATCTCGCGGCCGCGGAAACGCATCGTCATCTTGACCTTGTCGCCTTCGCCAAGGAAGTCGAACACCTTCTTCATCTTCACTTCGAAGTCGTGGTCGTCGATGTTCGGACGCATCTTGATCTCCTTGATCTCCTGCGTCTTCTGGCTCTTGCGGGCGAGGTTCGCCTTTTTCTGGGCTTCGTATTTGAACTTGCCCACGTCGAGGAACTTGCACACCGGCGGATCGGCGTTGGGGGAGACTTCGACCAGGTCCAGCCCGACTTCGGCCGCCTGCTCGATGGCTTCGGCGGTCAGCATTACGCCCAGATTTTCGCCTTCCTCGTCGATCACGCGGACCTTGGGCGAGGCGATGAATTCATTGTATCGCGGGCCGTTCTTCGGCGGCAGCGGTGCCATCGGGCGGCGTGTCATGGGCGGGCGTATTGCTTTATCTCCTGGTCGTTGTCGAAGGGCGCGCGGAATCGATGCGCCCGCGCGCCATGCTCATATAGTGAACGCGGGCGCGGCGTAAAGGCCGCGAGGCGCGCCGCCGTAACGCTTTTTGCCCGACTGTGGCGGCGATGCCACTAAGGCGGTGTCCTTACCGCCCGGCATCCCATTTGGTCGGCGCGGGGTCGATCACGCGAAAACCGCCCGCCCCCACTTCGCTGACCTCGAGCGCGCGCGTCGCGATGCCGCGGTTGTTGAAGCGGAAGATGCCGTCGATTCCGCCGAAGCCGTCGGCGGCGAGCAGCCGGTTAGCGGGAAAGCTGGTCCCCGGTTTCCAGTCACGCGCGATGCGCACCGTCAGCAGCACCGAGTCATACCCCAGGCTGGCAAGCCGGTATGGCGCCTTGCCGAAGCGATTGCGGTAGCTGGTCGCCATCTGGCCATAGAGCCCGTCGGACACGCTCGCGAACCACGCCCCGCGCATCGCGGCGTTGCTGCCCAGCGACGATTCGGTGTTCCACAATTCGGTGCCGAGAATCTGCTTGGGGCCGCTACTCTTGATCACCGGCACCGCGCGGATCGCATTGCCGCCCGAATCGGCGATCAGCACCGCGTCCATCGCCGGGCCGTTGGCGAGCCGCCGCGCCGCGCCCGACAGCGCGGTTGCGCTGCGGTCGTAGCTTTCCGAGGCGACCAGCGTGCCGCCCGCCTGCGCGACCGCGGCGCGCAACGCGGCGAGGCTGCGGTCGCCATAGACATTCTTGGGCACCAGCGCGCCGAAGCGCGTATGTCCCTGCCCGCGCGCATAGCCGACGACGCGCTCGACCGACTGGCCGGGGACGAAGCCCATGATGAACACGCCGTTGCCCGCGACGCCGCTGTCGTTCGAGAAGCTCAGCACGGGGACCTTTGCGTCGCGCGCGATCGGCGCGACCGCGGCGACGTCCTCGGTCAGCAGCGGGCCGAGGATCAGCTTGTTGCCGTCGGCGACCGCCTGCCGCGCCGCGGCGGCGGCGCCCAGCGCGGTGTCATAGGTGGTGATGCGCAGCCGTTCGGTCTTGGTATCGAGCAGCGCCAGCGTCGTCGCATTGGCGATCGCGGTGCCGACGTCGGCGTTCGGTCCCGTCTGCGGCACGAGCAGCGCGACGCGGTGGCGGTCGGTATCGGTCGGCAGGCCGGGTCCGATGTCGGTTTCGGACGTTTTCGGCGGCGGCGGCGCGGTGCCGGGGCCGTCGCCCTTGGGCACGACCTGGCACGCCGCCAGAAAACCCGCCATCGCCAGCGTCGCCGCCATGCGCAGCATTTGCCGCCGCGGCGACGCATTGTTTTGGCGCTGCGCCGCAGTTTCTGCCATCTGCTGCGTCATGCCGAATTCCACCATCTCAGATTCTCCTGTCCCCGGTCTCTATATCGTCGCGACGCCCATCGGCAACCTTGGCGACATCGGCGCGCGCGCCGCGGCGACGCTTGCCCGCGCCGACCTGATCGCGGCCGAAGACACGCGTGTGACAGCGAAGCTGCTGTCGCATCTCGGCCTGCGCATTTCGATGACCCCCTATCACGACCATAGCGACGAACGCACCCGCGCCGCGCTGGTTGCGCGCATGGCCGAAGAAGTTGTCGTGCTCGTCTCCGACGCGGGCACGCCGCTGATCTCCGACCCCGGGTACAAGCTGGTGCGCGACGCACGCGCGGCGGGGCGCCACGTCACCACCATCCCGGGTCCCTGCGCCGCGATCGCCGCGATCACCCTGTCGGGGCTGCCCAGCGACCGCTTCCTCTTCGCGGGCTTCCTGCCGAACAAGGCCAAGGCGCGCGCCGACACCATCGCCGAATTCGCCGGGCTGCGCGCCAGCCTCGTCTTCTACGAAAGCGGCCCGCGCCTCGCCGCCAGCCTCGCCGCGCTCGCCGACGGGCTCGGCGACCGCGAAGCCGCGGTCGCGCGCGAAATCACCAAGCTCTACGAACAATGCGTCACTGGCCCTCTGACCACCCTCGCGGCGCGCTATGCCGATGCGCCACCGAAGGGCGAGATCGTGATCGTCGTCGCACCGCCGGGAGAGGCCCTACCCGAAGCCGCCGACGACACGACGCTCGACGCGGCGCTGCGCGACGCCATGACCGACAAGCCCGTCGCGCAGGCGGCAAAGGCGGTCGCCAAACGCTTCGGGCTCGACCGCCACGACGTCTATGCCCGCGCGCTCGCACTGAAAGACGCGGGGTGAAGCGCGCCGCGGCCGAAGCGCGCGGGCGCAAGGCCGAACGCCGCGCCGCCTGGTGGCTGCGGCTGCACGGATGGCGGATATTGGGGCAACGGCTGCGCGTCCCCGTGGGCGAGGTCGACCTCGTCGCACGGCGCGGCCGCGTCGTCGCCTTCGTCGAGGTCAAATGGCGCGACCGGCCCGCCGACCTCGATCTCGCGATCGATCCGTACCGCCTGCGCCGCGTCGCCGCGGCCGCCGAAATGCTCCGCTCGCGCTTCGCGCGGCCGCGCGACGACATCCGCATCGACGTGATGCTCCTTGCGCCGCGGCGCCTGCCGCGCCATCTGGTCCACGTCTGGCAACCCTAGGCGTCGGACAGACATCGGGAGTCCCCCTCCCCCGTTTGCGCTGAGCTTGTCGAAGCACCGTCCTTCTTTGCGACGCCGCAGAAAAGAACGGCCCTTCGACAAGCTCAGGGCGAACGGCATATTTGTGATGGAGCAAAGCATGACCCTGCGCGTCGCGGTACAAATGGATCCGATGGACGGCATCAACATCGCCGGCGACAGCAGCTTCGCGCTGATGCTCAGCGCGCTCGACCGCGGCTACACCCTCTATCATTACGACGTGCGCGGACTGACGTGGGAGGCCGGGCGGCTCACGACCAAGGCCCATCGCGTGCTCGAGGCGCAGCGCGAGGCGGGTGCGCACTACCGTTTCGGCGATCCGGTCATCCTCGACCTCGGCCGCGACGTCGACGTCGTGCTGATGCGGCAGGACCCGCCCTTCGACCTCGGCTATCTCACCGGCACATGGCTGCTCGAACGCATCCGGGACGAGACGCTGGTCGTCAACGACCCCGTCTCGGTGCGCAACGCCCCCGAAAAGGTCTTCGTGCTCGATTTCGCGCACTATATGCCGCCGACGATGGTCACGCGCGACCTCGACGCAGTGAGGGATTTCCAGTCGCGCTACGGCGCGGTGGTGATCAAGCCGCTGCACGGCAACGGCGGCAAGGCGGTGTTCAAGGTCGACGCCGACGGCGCGAACCTCGGTGCGCTCGTCGAACTCTTCGGCCAGGTGTGGCCCGAACCCTTCATGGTCCAGCAGTTCCTGCCGAGCGTCGCCTCGGGCGACAAGCGCATCGTGCTCGTCGACGGCGTCGTCGCAGGGGCGATCAATCGCAAGCCCGGCGAAGGCGAGTTCCGCTCGAACCTCGCGGTCGGCGGCTATGCCGAGGCGGCCGAACTGACCCCGCGCGAAGCTGAAATCTGCGCCGCGCTCGGCCCCGCGCTCCGGGAACGCGGGCTGATCTTCGTCGGCATCGACGTGATCGGCGGCGAATGGCTGACCGAGATCAACGTCACCTCGCCCACCGGCATCGTCGCGATCGACCGCTTCAACAACAGCGACACCGCGGGCATGATCTGGGACGCCATCGCGCGCCGGATCGGCTGACGATTTCCTTTGCCTCGTCCTTGCGAGGGCCGTAGGCCCGCGGCAATCCGGCGGGGTATCGAATACCCCTCGATTGCTTCGCTCCGCTCGCAATGACGCGCCTTTGAAGACCCGTTGCAGGACCTCCCCATGACCGAATTCATTCTCGATCTCATCCAGTCGTGGGGCTACCTCGGCATCGCGATCCTGATGTTCCTCGAAAATGTCTTTCCGCCGATCCCGTCGGAAGTGATCATGGGGCTCGGCGGCGTGATGGTCGGCCAGGGTCGCTTCGACTACTGGACGCTGGTGACGGTGGCGGTGATCGGCACCACGCTCGGCAACTGGGTGTGGTACTGGATCGGGCGCTGGTTCGGCTACGAACGGCTGAAGCCGCTCGTCGACCGCTTCGGGCGCTGGCTGACGCTCGACTGGGACGAGGTCGAGAAGATGCACGACTGGTTCCTCAAATATGGCTCGGGCATCGTCTTCGTCTGCCGTTTTCTGCCGATCGCGCGCACGATGATCTCGCTGCCCGCGGGCATGGTCGGTATGAACCAGCTCAAATTCCTGCTCTGGACCGCCGCCGGATCGACGATCTGGATCGCTGCGCTCGCCGGCGCGGGCAGCTGGTTCGGCCGGCAGTTCCACGAGGTCGAACGCTTCATCGGCCCCGTCGCGCTGGTTGCGATCGGCTCGATCATCCTGCTCTACGTC includes:
- a CDS encoding metalloregulator ArsR/SmtB family transcription factor, yielding MANQQPALDTLFHALADPTRRAVVGRLMRGPAPVKQLAEPFAIGLPAFLKHLAVLEASGLVRSEKRGRVRTCHVEAARLAAAEDWFAEQRTVWQGRADRLAAFVESQPAEG
- a CDS encoding SRPBCC domain-containing protein encodes the protein MSAETELTIERRIAAPPAAVWDAWADPAKLARWWIPAPLACRVVRLDLHPGDGFETHMREGNGDWQPHVEGCFLEAVPHERLVWTTVLKQGWQPLEPWLALTAILTFEARDGGTLYTSRVLHRTPDDAAKHEAMGFHDGWGTVLNQLAALLER
- the serS gene encoding serine--tRNA ligase; this encodes MHDIRLIRENPQAFDAGLARRGLAPLSAEILAMDASLRALQTEIQGSLARRNEASKAIGQAMAQGRKDEAEALKAEVAELKASLPAQEDAEREQLAALQDKLAALPNLPAADVPEGEDEDGNVEISRWGTPRSFDFAPQEHADFAPALGLDFETAAKMSGARFAFLKGQMARLERALGQYMLDRQTVEQGYTECATPLMVRDEAAFGTTQLPKFREDLFQTTDGRWLISTSEMSLTNAVREDILPEDQLPLRMTALTPCFRSEAGSAGRDTRGYIRQHQFWKVELVSVVRPEDSDAELERKTRAAELILEGLGLPYRKMLLCAGDMGFAARKTYDLEVWLPGQNAYREISSCSNCGDFQARRMNTRFRREGVPAGSPTGSGQKKGGNEFVHTLNGSGLAVGRTLVAILENYQQADGSVAIPEALLPYMGGITSLTP
- the surE gene encoding 5'/3'-nucleotidase SurE translates to MRILLTNDDGYHAPGMAVLEAIARQLSDDIWVCAPAEEQSGAGHSLTLSRPVRIREHGPRRWSCTGTPTDSVMMAIGRLMPEKPDLILSGVNRGANLGDDITYSGTVSAAIEGALAGIRAIALSQVYAKEGMGDNVPFEAAEAWGAKVLRPLLDRDMPPRTLININFPAIPAADVQGIRVTRQGFHDYGRGSIVEGTDPRGYRYYWFGLHGIEHSLGHDSDLEAIDDGYISVTPLQLDLTHDASLAALRSAYGAMPD
- a CDS encoding SOS response-associated peptidase family protein, yielding MTHLYRLDAPAAAVAATFGADAGGDPWSGGYVTPGRPGPVIVRDAKSGLRRLRPMFWGVPPPRGDAPVTTVRNLASPFWIGTLRHSELRCLVPATSYPLWSGAAGRRRQLWLSVADRPLFAFAGIVRFADEIPHFALLATDPNPLVARLAAGAMPLILHAGDEERWLAADWKDAQTLVAPFPAHLMTANDHASPAPRT
- a CDS encoding NRDE family protein — translated: MCVVALAHRVHPDWPLILVGNRDEFHGRPAAPLHLWDDGSGIVAGRDLQAGGTWLGVHAPSGRAVVVTNVRGAMPDPAKESRGALVSDLLRGQGRFSDPAAEDLRRFNAFNLFAVGGGEARLLTSRPVPLIMPLAPGVHALANEPVDEPCPRAERLRNALAAAVEAGADPATLLDTLAEEDDPALFLGGDVYGTRASTLVAVATDGTVRMTERRYEAGGRSNGTTALDFRIG
- the infC gene encoding translation initiation factor IF-3 — its product is MTRRPMAPLPPKNGPRYNEFIASPKVRVIDEEGENLGVMLTAEAIEQAAEVGLDLVEVSPNADPPVCKFLDVGKFKYEAQKKANLARKSQKTQEIKEIKMRPNIDDHDFEVKMKKVFDFLGEGDKVKMTMRFRGREMSHTQLGLNVLQRVAEMTAEIAKVEAHPRTEGRQMLMVLAPK
- a CDS encoding penicillin-binding protein activator, translating into MLRMAATLAMAGFLAACQVVPKGDGPGTAPPPPKTSETDIGPGLPTDTDRHRVALLVPQTGPNADVGTAIANATTLALLDTKTERLRITTYDTALGAAAAARQAVADGNKLILGPLLTEDVAAVAPIARDAKVPVLSFSNDSGVAGNGVFIMGFVPGQSVERVVGYARGQGHTRFGALVPKNVYGDRSLAALRAAVAQAGGTLVASESYDRSATALSGAARRLANGPAMDAVLIADSGGNAIRAVPVIKSSGPKQILGTELWNTESSLGSNAAMRGAWFASVSDGLYGQMATSYRNRFGKAPYRLASLGYDSVLLTVRIARDWKPGTSFPANRLLAADGFGGIDGIFRFNNRGIATRALEVSEVGAGGFRVIDPAPTKWDAGR
- the rsmI gene encoding 16S rRNA (cytidine(1402)-2'-O)-methyltransferase — translated: MPNSTISDSPVPGLYIVATPIGNLGDIGARAAATLARADLIAAEDTRVTAKLLSHLGLRISMTPYHDHSDERTRAALVARMAEEVVVLVSDAGTPLISDPGYKLVRDARAAGRHVTTIPGPCAAIAAITLSGLPSDRFLFAGFLPNKAKARADTIAEFAGLRASLVFYESGPRLAASLAALADGLGDREAAVAREITKLYEQCVTGPLTTLAARYADAPPKGEIVIVVAPPGEALPEAADDTTLDAALRDAMTDKPVAQAAKAVAKRFGLDRHDVYARALALKDAG
- a CDS encoding YraN family protein yields the protein MKRAAAEARGRKAERRAAWWLRLHGWRILGQRLRVPVGEVDLVARRGRVVAFVEVKWRDRPADLDLAIDPYRLRRVAAAAEMLRSRFARPRDDIRIDVMLLAPRRLPRHLVHVWQP
- the gshB gene encoding glutathione synthase, whose translation is MTLRVAVQMDPMDGINIAGDSSFALMLSALDRGYTLYHYDVRGLTWEAGRLTTKAHRVLEAQREAGAHYRFGDPVILDLGRDVDVVLMRQDPPFDLGYLTGTWLLERIRDETLVVNDPVSVRNAPEKVFVLDFAHYMPPTMVTRDLDAVRDFQSRYGAVVIKPLHGNGGKAVFKVDADGANLGALVELFGQVWPEPFMVQQFLPSVASGDKRIVLVDGVVAGAINRKPGEGEFRSNLAVGGYAEAAELTPREAEICAALGPALRERGLIFVGIDVIGGEWLTEINVTSPTGIVAIDRFNNSDTAGMIWDAIARRIG
- a CDS encoding DedA family protein; translated protein: MTEFILDLIQSWGYLGIAILMFLENVFPPIPSEVIMGLGGVMVGQGRFDYWTLVTVAVIGTTLGNWVWYWIGRWFGYERLKPLVDRFGRWLTLDWDEVEKMHDWFLKYGSGIVFVCRFLPIARTMISLPAGMVGMNQLKFLLWTAAGSTIWIAALAGAGSWFGRQFHEVERFIGPVALVAIGSIILLYVYRVVTWKPKAPRQD